A single window of Archangium gephyra DNA harbors:
- a CDS encoding lytic transglycosylase domain-containing protein, which translates to MRRRRDSGGFPWVRVALCALLPLVLLNLAVAFFGDTTVSPLSLSFLEQKAHALAAYARHRSSCLWEGHPELAPLIRDTERRHRLPTGLLEALVEVESNTQPHRISPAGAMGPGQLMPSTASLLRVEDPFDPAPALDGSARYLAEQMERYRGNVRLAVAAYNAGPGNVHGRVPRNGETEFYVDRVLTHYERFRPRPPPRPAKSAPAAKPTPAAKRQARPVSTTPRHPPVDRPSAG; encoded by the coding sequence GTGCGGCGGAGACGGGACAGCGGCGGGTTTCCTTGGGTGAGGGTGGCGCTGTGCGCCCTGCTTCCGCTCGTGCTGCTCAACCTGGCGGTGGCCTTCTTCGGCGACACCACCGTGTCTCCCCTCTCCCTGTCCTTCCTGGAGCAGAAGGCCCACGCGCTCGCCGCCTATGCGCGCCACCGGTCCTCGTGCCTGTGGGAGGGCCACCCGGAGCTCGCCCCTCTCATCCGCGACACCGAGCGCCGCCACCGCCTCCCCACCGGCCTGCTGGAGGCGCTCGTCGAGGTGGAGTCCAACACCCAGCCGCACCGCATCTCCCCCGCGGGCGCCATGGGCCCCGGCCAGCTCATGCCCTCCACCGCGAGCCTCCTGCGCGTGGAGGATCCCTTCGACCCGGCGCCCGCCCTCGATGGCAGTGCGCGCTACCTCGCCGAGCAGATGGAGCGCTACCGGGGCAACGTGCGGCTCGCCGTGGCCGCCTACAACGCGGGGCCCGGCAATGTGCACGGCCGCGTCCCTCGCAACGGGGAGACGGAGTTCTACGTGGACCGGGTCCTCACCCATTACGAGCGCTTCCGTCCCCGTCCTCCTCCCCGCCCCGCGAAGTCCGCTCCCGCGGCGAAGCCCACTCCCGCCGCGAAGCGTCAGGCCCGTCCGGTGAGCACCACCCCTCGCCATCCGCCCGTTGACCGACCCTCCGCCGGATGA
- a CDS encoding ABC transporter permease has product MKALLIARRELAGYLHTLSGYIILASILALNGLFFNAFALGKAMERSSTVLSHFFYYSSGFTIVASVFISMRLLAEERQTGTLSLLYSSPVRDRDIVLGKYLAGLAFLALYLVCTLYMPLLVMVHGKVSAGHIFAGYLGLLLLGSASLAVGTFGSSLARNQTMAAFLTAVMLVALILCWLLARIAGQPLADVFSALSLWNQHFPTFQSGQVRVRDVTYYLLLTYVALFGATRVLEARRWR; this is encoded by the coding sequence GTGAAGGCCCTTCTGATCGCCCGCCGCGAGCTCGCGGGCTATCTGCACACGCTCAGTGGCTACATCATCCTCGCGTCGATCCTCGCGTTGAACGGGCTGTTCTTCAACGCGTTCGCGCTCGGCAAGGCGATGGAGCGCTCCTCGACGGTGCTCTCCCACTTCTTCTACTACTCGAGCGGCTTCACCATCGTCGCCTCGGTGTTCATCTCCATGCGGCTGCTGGCCGAGGAGCGGCAGACGGGCACCCTGTCGCTGCTGTACTCCTCGCCCGTGAGGGATCGCGACATCGTCCTGGGCAAGTACCTGGCGGGACTGGCCTTCCTGGCGCTCTACCTGGTGTGCACCCTCTACATGCCGCTGCTCGTCATGGTGCACGGGAAGGTGTCCGCCGGGCACATCTTCGCGGGCTACCTGGGGCTGCTGCTGCTGGGCAGCGCGTCGCTGGCGGTGGGGACGTTCGGCTCGTCCCTGGCGCGCAACCAGACCATGGCCGCCTTCCTCACCGCGGTGATGCTGGTGGCGCTCATCCTGTGCTGGTTGCTGGCGCGCATCGCCGGGCAGCCGCTCGCGGACGTGTTCAGCGCGCTGTCGCTGTGGAACCAGCACTTCCCCACGTTCCAGAGCGGCCAGGTGCGCGTCCGGGACGTGACGTACTACCTGTTGCTCACCTACGTGGCGCTCTTCGGGGCCACCCGGGTGCTCGAAGCGCGGAGGTGGCGATGA
- a CDS encoding Gldg family protein, translating into MSPRASSLPTSIAFAAVLVLGLIAERIAGMGGGLIAIGVVRTGVLVGLIVWGAVRMARAEGERKVLWRWVLACYAVGLAGLLLHTAQSELGARLLGASLAESSPGLAVVFQALFPALLLSSLVPLALLESSVAAMARAPVLETDRARGALFSGVGTASVLVFACSAMYVATQLDTGWDLSYFRTTRPGESTRKVVQALTEPIRATLFFPPASEEGELVAQYFRELAQASPLLQVERVDQAMEPARARAMGVMTNGFLVLSRGEQHEMYTVGLEPERSRAQLARLDQAVHRRLLLVSRPRHVLYLTTGHGERGDARPVPGVPAPPGIGDFKDFLHAHNVQVRSLSAAQGLGNEVPPDAAAVVIPGATKELLPGEVVALRDYLDRGGRLWLAMDPDGATHAELLAPLGLRFVHIPLVNDQVFFRATRQVSDRANLGTSLYSAHPSVATLSSLGPQAPVAFPGAGLLEPELPPPAGVSHDVTVRAHEATFPDVDRDFTQDAGEERRGWPLVVAVQKVGRGQEPARVVVMADVDALADGVLPTMGNAYLALDALRWLTGDESISGTVSNEEDVPLRHTREQDVVWFYATVLLAPAMVLGTGFFVTRRRGRRAPRMPEGGGR; encoded by the coding sequence ATGAGCCCCCGGGCAAGCAGTCTCCCCACGAGCATCGCCTTCGCGGCGGTGCTGGTGCTCGGCCTCATCGCCGAGCGCATCGCGGGCATGGGCGGCGGGCTCATCGCCATCGGGGTGGTGCGCACCGGGGTTCTTGTGGGGCTCATCGTCTGGGGCGCCGTGCGGATGGCCCGGGCGGAGGGCGAGCGCAAGGTGCTGTGGCGCTGGGTGCTGGCCTGCTACGCGGTGGGCCTGGCCGGGCTGCTGCTCCACACCGCACAGTCGGAGCTGGGGGCGCGGCTGCTCGGCGCCTCGCTGGCGGAGTCCTCGCCGGGGCTGGCGGTGGTCTTCCAGGCGCTCTTCCCGGCGCTGCTCCTCTCGTCGCTGGTGCCGCTGGCGCTGTTGGAGTCCTCCGTCGCGGCCATGGCCCGCGCGCCGGTGCTGGAGACGGACCGGGCACGCGGGGCGCTCTTCTCCGGCGTGGGGACGGCCTCCGTGCTCGTCTTCGCCTGCTCGGCCATGTACGTGGCCACGCAGCTCGACACGGGGTGGGACTTGTCCTACTTCCGCACCACGCGGCCGGGCGAGTCCACGCGCAAGGTGGTCCAGGCGCTCACCGAGCCCATCCGGGCGACGCTCTTCTTCCCGCCGGCCAGCGAGGAGGGGGAGCTGGTGGCCCAGTACTTCCGCGAGCTGGCCCAGGCGTCCCCGCTGCTCCAGGTGGAGCGGGTGGACCAGGCGATGGAGCCGGCGCGGGCGCGCGCCATGGGCGTGATGACCAACGGCTTCCTCGTCCTCTCGCGCGGCGAGCAGCACGAGATGTACACGGTGGGCCTGGAGCCCGAGCGCTCCCGCGCGCAGCTCGCGCGGCTGGACCAGGCGGTGCACCGGCGGCTGCTCCTGGTGTCGCGGCCCCGGCACGTGCTCTACCTCACCACCGGCCATGGCGAGCGGGGGGATGCGCGGCCGGTGCCGGGCGTGCCAGCGCCTCCGGGCATCGGCGACTTCAAGGACTTCCTGCACGCGCACAACGTGCAGGTGCGCTCCCTGAGCGCGGCCCAGGGCTTGGGCAACGAGGTGCCGCCCGACGCGGCGGCCGTGGTCATCCCGGGTGCCACGAAGGAGCTCCTCCCGGGCGAGGTCGTCGCCCTGCGCGACTACCTGGACAGGGGCGGGCGGCTGTGGCTCGCGATGGATCCGGATGGCGCCACGCACGCCGAGCTGCTGGCGCCGCTGGGGCTGAGGTTCGTGCACATCCCGCTGGTCAATGATCAGGTCTTCTTCCGCGCCACGCGTCAGGTGAGCGACCGCGCCAACCTGGGCACTTCGCTCTACTCGGCGCACCCGTCCGTGGCCACGCTGTCCTCGCTGGGGCCGCAGGCTCCGGTGGCCTTCCCGGGCGCGGGGCTCCTCGAGCCCGAGCTGCCGCCGCCGGCCGGGGTGAGCCATGACGTGACGGTCCGGGCGCACGAGGCGACGTTCCCGGACGTGGACCGGGACTTCACCCAGGACGCGGGCGAGGAGCGCCGCGGTTGGCCCCTGGTGGTGGCGGTCCAGAAGGTGGGCCGTGGCCAGGAGCCCGCCCGGGTGGTGGTGATGGCGGACGTGGATGCCCTGGCGGATGGCGTGCTGCCGACCATGGGCAATGCCTACCTCGCGCTGGACGCGCTGCGCTGGCTCACCGGGGACGAGTCCATCTCGGGCACGGTGTCCAACGAGGAGGACGTGCCGCTGCGGCACACGCGCGAGCAGGATGTCGTCTGGTTCTATGCGACGGTCCTCCTGGCGCCGGCGATGGTGCTGGGGACGGGGTTCTTCGTGACACGGCGGCGGGGCCGGCGCGCGCCGCGCATGCCGGAAGGAGGCGGGCGATGA
- a CDS encoding sterol desaturase family protein produces MIGIPLGLVYSNFGEWLLHRYVLHGLGKRHKSFWSFHWHEHHRRSRRHEMVDAQYHGPLWSWSPQSKEVLGLAAIVVGHLPLLKWAPGFVASVWASTVLYYVVHRRAHLDENWAREHLPWHYDHHMGKDQNANWCVTYPLFDYVLGTRRKYLGTPALAEARVPAA; encoded by the coding sequence ATGATCGGTATTCCACTGGGCCTGGTGTATTCCAACTTCGGGGAGTGGCTGCTGCACCGGTACGTGCTGCACGGGCTGGGCAAGAGACACAAGAGCTTCTGGAGCTTCCACTGGCACGAGCACCACCGGCGCTCGCGGCGTCACGAGATGGTGGACGCGCAGTACCACGGGCCGTTGTGGAGCTGGTCGCCGCAGAGCAAGGAGGTGCTGGGGCTGGCGGCCATCGTGGTGGGCCACCTTCCCCTGCTCAAGTGGGCGCCGGGGTTCGTGGCCTCGGTGTGGGCCTCGACGGTGCTGTACTACGTGGTGCATCGGCGGGCGCACCTGGACGAGAACTGGGCGCGCGAGCACCTGCCGTGGCACTACGACCACCACATGGGGAAGGACCAGAACGCCAACTGGTGCGTGACGTACCCGCTCTTCGACTACGTGCTGGGAACGCGCCGCAAGTACCTGGGGACGCCCGCCCTGGCCGAGGCCCGGGTCCCCGCCGCCTGA
- a CDS encoding ABC transporter ATP-binding protein — MIQVEGLTKYYGEHAAIRDVSFTINPGEVIGFLGLNGAGKTTTLKILGCVLLPTSGRVVIDGHDAVRAPHEVRKRIGFLPDTPPLYDEMTVGAYLAYVAQLRGVSGKEVRARVAEAEEQTALREMDGTLISMLSHGYRQRVGVAQALVHRPAFLILDEPTSGLDPAQIRGMRELIRTLKGSHTVLVSSHILPEISETCDRLLVISGGQLVAQGTEEALARELGGGTIEVEVRGDRAKALEVLADFGPVSVLHEEGGVLALRVEASPDLRPRVARALMVAGLELIRLERGTQRLESIFLNLTRSGGAAPKAVAS, encoded by the coding sequence ATGATCCAGGTCGAAGGGCTCACGAAGTACTACGGAGAGCATGCGGCGATCCGGGATGTCTCCTTCACCATCAACCCGGGCGAGGTCATCGGCTTCCTGGGGCTCAACGGGGCCGGGAAGACGACGACGTTGAAGATCCTCGGGTGCGTGCTGCTGCCCACCTCGGGGCGTGTGGTGATCGACGGCCATGACGCGGTGCGAGCGCCGCACGAGGTGCGCAAGCGCATCGGGTTCCTGCCGGATACGCCGCCGCTCTATGACGAGATGACGGTGGGGGCCTACCTCGCCTACGTGGCGCAGTTGCGCGGGGTCTCGGGCAAGGAGGTGCGCGCCCGTGTCGCCGAGGCGGAGGAGCAGACGGCGCTGCGCGAGATGGACGGGACGCTCATCTCCATGCTCAGCCATGGCTACCGGCAGCGCGTGGGCGTGGCGCAGGCGCTGGTTCACCGGCCGGCGTTCCTCATCCTGGACGAGCCCACCAGCGGTCTGGATCCCGCGCAGATCCGCGGCATGCGCGAGCTCATCCGCACGCTGAAGGGCTCGCACACGGTGCTCGTCTCGAGCCACATCCTTCCGGAGATCAGCGAGACGTGTGACCGGCTGCTCGTCATCAGTGGAGGGCAGTTGGTGGCGCAGGGGACGGAGGAGGCGCTGGCGCGCGAGCTGGGCGGTGGCACCATCGAGGTGGAGGTGCGCGGGGACCGGGCCAAGGCCCTGGAGGTGCTGGCGGACTTCGGGCCGGTGAGCGTGCTGCACGAGGAGGGCGGGGTGCTCGCCCTGCGTGTGGAGGCCTCGCCGGACCTGCGGCCTCGTGTGGCGCGGGCGCTCATGGTCGCGGGGCTGGAGCTCATCCGCCTGGAGCGAGGCACGCAGCGCCTGGAGTCCATCTTCCTGAATCTCACCCGAAGCGGCGGGGCGGCTCCCAAGGCGGTGGCATCGTGA
- a CDS encoding VOC family protein translates to MAMKKATKKAAEKIRTAAKKVAGKVTSKVAAVKKAAAKKAPAKKAKAQPIPKGYHIVTPSLVVKGAKEALEFYKKAFGAKEVGKAMTTPDGKILHGEFRIGDSIVMYSDEFPDMGSRSPLSVGGVSSSLLIYTRDADSLFNQAVASGAKVAMPIGDMFWGDRYGIVTDPFGHQWQIATHKEDLTPKEMARRAASAMSGPPPAPPAESAPAQQTPPATQPA, encoded by the coding sequence ATGGCGATGAAGAAGGCCACGAAGAAGGCAGCGGAGAAGATTCGGACGGCGGCCAAGAAGGTGGCCGGCAAGGTGACCAGCAAGGTGGCGGCGGTCAAGAAGGCGGCGGCCAAGAAGGCTCCCGCGAAGAAGGCCAAGGCCCAGCCGATTCCGAAGGGCTACCACATCGTCACGCCGAGCCTGGTGGTGAAGGGCGCGAAGGAGGCCCTCGAGTTCTACAAGAAGGCCTTCGGCGCCAAGGAAGTGGGCAAGGCGATGACGACGCCGGACGGGAAGATCCTCCACGGAGAGTTCCGCATCGGCGACTCCATCGTGATGTACTCGGACGAGTTCCCCGACATGGGCTCCCGCTCGCCCCTGAGCGTCGGCGGCGTCTCGTCGAGCCTGCTCATCTACACGCGGGACGCGGACTCGCTCTTCAACCAGGCGGTGGCCTCGGGCGCGAAGGTCGCCATGCCCATCGGCGACATGTTCTGGGGCGATCGCTACGGCATCGTCACCGATCCCTTCGGCCACCAGTGGCAGATCGCCACCCACAAGGAGGACCTCACCCCGAAGGAGATGGCCCGCCGCGCCGCGTCCGCCATGAGCGGCCCGCCTCCGGCTCCTCCGGCGGAGTCCGCTCCGGCGCAGCAGACGCCTCCGGCGACGCAGCCGGCCTGA